Proteins from a genomic interval of Helicoverpa zea isolate HzStark_Cry1AcR chromosome 13, ilHelZeax1.1, whole genome shotgun sequence:
- the LOC124636090 gene encoding probable ATP-dependent RNA helicase Dbp45A: MNDNDGKEFAELGIKTWLIKQLFSLGIRSPTPIQKGCISRILAGDDCIGAAKTGSGKTFAFALPILQHLAEDPYGIFALVLTPTHELAYQIADQFSILGQPLKLRVCIVTGGSDQLEESLKLAKRPHIVVAMPGRLSDHITGCDTFSLKKIKYLVLDEADRLFSESFQDDLETIFNALPAQRQNLLFSATITDDVRDSKLLPLNKEKLLTWTETDTQLTVNTLDQRYVVCPAYARDVYLVQTLRKYRETKPSSHIIVFTDTKKECQVLSMMLNAISMDNVCLHGFMRQRERVAALTQFRSNLKCTLVATNVAARGLDIPTVDLVVNHKLPLEPKEYIHRVGRTARAGRSGMAISLITPYDILRLGEIEDAIKTKLTEYKIDDDEAVKIFTTVSVTRREQEAQLDNEEFEQRKRNYRVKRWIQAGVDPDMMEEGLEEMRRKRIKAAKKAKLAKIKEVQSQIQPTKPQNEDRLQTEDIDASIKDGLKKVNKTLMKKDERFKDFIGKVTKIKRKAENVKVKDVPEGGKKKKKVKGVLVNK, from the exons ATGAATGACAACGACGGAAAAGAGTTTGCTGAGCTTGGTATCAAGACCTGGCTTATCAAGCAGTTATTTAGCCTCG gCATAAGAAGTCCAACGCCTATCCAAAAAGGTTGTATATCCCGCATACTGGCTGGTGATGACTGCATCGGTGCAGCTAAGACAGGTTCGGGCAAAACCTTTGCATTTGCTCTGCCTATACTGCAGCATCTTGCTGAAGACCCTTATGGAATCTTTGCTTTAGTACTGACGCCAACACATGAGTTAGCTTATCAG ATTGCAGACCAATTTAGCATCTTAGGCCAGCCACTCAAGTTAAGAGTATGCATTGTGACTGGAGGATCAGATCAATTGGAAGAGTCCCTGAAGCTGGCGAAGAGGCCCCACATTGTCGTAGCCATGCCAGGGCGGCTGTCGGACCATATCACGGGATGTGACACCTTCAGCTTGAAGAAGATTAAGTATTTAGTGCTTGATGAGGCAGACAG actCTTCAGTGAATCGTTTCAAGATGACTTAGAGACAATATTCAATGCTTTACCCGCACAGAGACAGAACTTACTATTCTCGGCTACAATCACAGATGATGTGAGAGACTCTAAGCTACTGCCACTTAATAAAGAG AAACTTCTAACCTGGACAGAAACAGACACACAACTAACAGTGAACACTCTAGACCAGCGTTACGTGGTATGTCCCGCGTATGCTCGGGACGTGTACCTCGTGCAAACGTTACGCAAGTACCGGGAGACGAAGCCGAGCAGCCATATAATTGTGTTCACTGATACTAAGAa AGAATGCCAAGTCCTCTCAATGATGCTGAACGCCATATCTATGGACAACGTGTGCCTGCACGGGTTCATGCGTCAGAGGGAGCGAGTGGCTGCGCTCACGCAGTTCCGCAGCAACCTCAAGTGTACGCTTGTGGCTACTAACGTGGCGGCTAGGGGGCTGGATATACCCACTGTGGACTTGGTGGTCAATCATAAGTTGCCGTTGGAACCTAAGGAGTATATTCACAG GGTAGGTCGCACAGCCAGGGCCGGTAGAAGTGGCATGGCTATCTCACTCATCACGCCTTATGATATACTACGACTCGGAGAGATAGAAGACGCCATAAAAACCAAGCTTACTGAGTATAAGATTGATG ATGACGAAGCAGTGAAAATCTTCACGACCGTCAGCGTGACGCGCAGAGAGCAGGAAGCGCAGTTAGACAATGAGGAGTTTGAGCAGAGGAAGAGGAACTACCGCGTCAAGCGCTGGATACAGGCCGGAGTTGACCCTGACATGATGGAGGAAGG GCTTGAAGAAATGCGCCGCAAGCGCATAAAAGCTGCCAAGAAGGCTAAATTAGCCAAAATCAAGGAGGTACAATCACAAATTCAACCAACAAAACCACAAAATGAGGACCGACTGCAAACTGAAGATATTGACGCCTCCATCAAAGATGGCTTGAAGAAAGTCAATAAGACACTCATGAAAAAAGATGAAAGATTCAAAGATTTTATAGGCAAGGTAACTAAGATTAAAAGGAAAGCTGAAAATGTGAAAGTGAAAGATGTGCCAGAGGGgggtaaaaagaaaaagaaagtcaAAGGAGTGTTggtaaataaatga